TCGCGTCGGTGATGAGCGTGAGCCGCCCGGTTTTCTTCGCGGCGGGCAGGGTGCTCGATTGCGTCGAGAAATACGCGCCATAGGAGCACCCGCGCGCGCAGATGCTGCGCGAATGGCAGGCGCCGCGCCCCTGATCGGGCTTGGCCTCGGTCAGATTGGCGGTGCGGCCGATCGTCAGCACGCGGCCCGGATAGCGTTCGGCCAGCACGCCGCGCACATGCTGCTCGACCGCATTGAGCGCCATCGGCGGCTGGAACTTGCCGTCGGGTAATTGTTTCAGCCCCTCGGCCGCGCCCGATACGCCGATGAACTCCTCGACCTTGTCGTACCACGGTGCCAGATCGGCGTAGCGGATCGGCCAGTCGGTGCCGTGGCCGTCGCGCTTGTTCGCGCCGAAATCATAGTCCGACCAACGGTACGATTGCCGCCCCCATGTGAGTGAGCGTCCGCCGAGCTGATAGCTGCGGAACCAGGTGAAATCGCTGCCCGGCGCGGTGGAATAGGGGTTCTCGCCATCATTTACGAAATGCCCCTGCGTGAATTCGGTGAAATGCCGGTTGAGCGCCTGCACCGGATATTCCTCGCGGTAGAGTTCCGCGTCGCCGAGGCCCCGGAACGGCATGTCCCACGGCGCCTTGGTCTCGGTTTCATAATCGACCTGATGCTCGATCTTGCGCCCGCGCTCGATCATCAGCACGCGTAGGCCCGCCTCGGTCAGTTCCTTGGCCGCCCAGCCGCCGGTGATGCCGGAGCCGACCACGATCGCGTCGAATTCAGGAGTGTTCATCTGGGTCATCCGAAATCGACCGCGCTCCAGTCGCTGGAAAAGGCGGGGGTATGCGGGGCAAGCGGTAGGTCGGGATCGAAGCGGCCGGGATCGAGCACGTAGCGTAGCTCCCGCGACCCACCCGCTTGCGATGTGTAATAGCCAGTGAGGATCAGCGCCTTGAGCGCGCGCCACGGGTGTTTGTCGGCGCCTTGCGCGAACGCCTCGGCATCGAGCCGGGCGAGCGCGGCGCTTTGTTCGGCGGGTTTGCGCGCCAGCCAGTCGCTGCGTCCGCGCGCGTCGAGCGCATCCTCTAGCCAGTCAAGGAAGCGGAGCGATCCGTCCGGGCGCTGGAAGCGTGCGAGCTGTGGCATGCCCGCCGCTCCGCTCGGCGCGCGGGTGCCGTCCAGGCCGTGCGCCAGCGCGAGGATCACGAAATCGCCGACCCCCACGTCGCCCGCGCCCGGCGTCGCGGTGCGCGGGATGACGTGCTGGCTGGCGGCGGTGATGATCGCGCGCTGCCGGTCGGTCGGTGCGTCGTCTGCCGATAAGGCCGAGAGCGACACCACTGCCGCCGGCACGCCGATCGCCGCCGCGAGCAAGGCAATGCCGCCGATCAGCTCACGCCGGTTCCACTGCTTTGCCTCACTCACGGTCATGTCTCCTGATCGATCAGAAGTCGATCGACACCCGCGCGCCGTAGGTGCGCGGCGCACTGAACTGCCAGTTGATGATATCGTCGGTCCCGGCCGCAACGTAGGAGGCATACACCAGCGGCCGGATGTTCTCGAGGTTGCGGGCAAACACCTGCACCCCGAATTTCCCGTTCTCCGGCCTGTACTCCAGGCTCAGGTCGGTCTGGGTATAGGCCTTCTGCTGCGAGTCGCGGTAATTGTAGAAGTCGAGATAGTAATCGCTCTTGAACCGCGAGTAGGCGCGCGCCGTGAGCTTGCCCGACGAACCGAGATCGAAGACGTGATCGTAACCGACACCGATCACAAACGTCGGTGCTTGCGGCAGCCGGTTGCCCTTCAGGTTGGGGTTCTCGGCCGTCGAGAGAGAGGTCAGGTTCGGGTTCGCCGAGTCGAGCACGACGTAAGACGCGATGAAGTTGTCGTAGCGCGCGTGCAGATAGTTGAACGACGCAGTGAAGGTATCGCGCGGCGACAGCCGGATCGTCGATTCGGCCTCGACGCCGTATATCGTCGCGGCGCCCGAATTGAGCGTCTGCGCACCCGTAACATTGTTGAGCAGGACGTCGTTCTGCAAGTCCTTATAATCGTAGTAGAAGCCTGAAATGTTGAAGATGTTGTGATGCCCAGGCCCGTAATTGAGCTTTAGGCCACCTTCATACGCGGTGTTGTTCTCGGGCCGGAAGTTCGCCCCGGTGGCGTCGAAGCCGCCCGCCTTGTAGCCGGTCGAAACTTTGGCGTAGATCAGCGTATCGTTGTTGGGCTTGTAGTTCAGCCCGCCGAGCCAGGTGATCTTGTCGCCCGAATAATAGAGCGGGACTGGCGTCGGCACCGCCGAGGTTTTGGTCAGATCGACATAGCCCGAATTGAACGAGAAGCCGTAGTTGGAGAAGTTCGCGCTGCGCCGGTCCTTGGTATAGCGCAAACCGCCAACCGCGGTGATTTGGTCGGTGAGGCCATATTCCGCCTGCCCGAATGCCGACCAGCTCTGGGTGTCGGTAGGATGGACCGGATAGGTGATGTACGAACCCTTTGGGCCGATGAACGGGCTGTACAAGCCGCCGTTGGTGTCCAGCAATTCCTTGAAGAAGAACCCGCCGAACTGCCATTTGAAGCGGCCTTCCTCGCCGTTCAGCCGCAGTTCGTGGCTTTGCGTCTTCACCGATGCGCCGAAATTGGAAAAGGCATACGCGGGGGAGAGCGAGTTGAACCCGGTGTTCGAGGTTTCGCGATAGCCGCCGGTATAGGTCAGCGTCGCCGGGCCGAAATTATAGGCGATGCGGCCGCGTACCGCAGTCGAGATCTGGTCGAACTTGCCGACGCCGGTCAGCGGCATATTGTAATTGCCGCGATCGACCTTGCTGAGGAAGTTGGTGTTCTGCGGAATGCACTGCACGCCCGGCGTGATTGGCCCGACCTCGACGAAGCCGCTCGCCGAGCAGCCGCCAGCGGCGTTGAGATCCTGATACGCCTGCACCGCCGGGATGATGTGCATCTCGTCGTGTTCGACCGAGGCGTTAATCTCGAGACCCGCAAGCGGTTCGAGCCGCAGCGAGCCGCGCACGCCCCAGGTGTTGTCATTGCCGCTGCGATGCCCGCCGTCGTCCGCTTTGAACTGCGGAAGCGAGATTGGCGTGTTCGGGCTGTAAACATAGCCGTCGTGGTAGGAATAGGTGCCCGCCACGCGGAACGCACCGACGTCGCCGAGCGGAACGTCGACGCCGCCCTCGGCGATCACCGCATTATAATTGCCATAGCTGACCGATCCGTTGACGCGGAATTCGTCGCCAGGCTTGCGCGTGATGAAATTGACCGCGCCGGCGGTCGAGTTGCGGCCATACAATGTGCCCTGCGGGCCGCGCAGCACCTCGACGCGTTCGAGATCGAAGATCGCCGCGTTCAGGATGGTCGGGCGGTTGATATACTCGCCATCGATATTGACCGCGACCGACTGGTCCTGCGCCTCGTTGTTGCTGAGCGTACCGATGCCGCGCACGCTGACGCGCGTGTTGGTGGTGTCGCTCGTCACCTGAAGCGCAGGCGAGACTTTGGCGACCGAGGTGAAATCGGTCACGCCCTGCGCCTTCAGCGTGTCGCCGCTGATCACCGAGATCGCGATCGGCACGTCCTGCACACTCTCGGCGCGGTTCTGCGCGGTGACGATGATGTCCGGGATCGTGTCGTCGCCCGGCGCGGTGGCCGGTGCTTGCTGGGCCATCGCGGCGCTGCTCGCCAGCAGGCTTGCTCCAGCCATCAGAACCCGAATCGAGTTGTAGCGCATGTGAACCATCCTCCCCACAACGATGACTGTCGTCATTCGAAATAAAATAATGGTTCCAATAATATCTGATTCGCGATGGTGTCAAGCAGGGGCGCAATGACCTGGATCAAAAACGCGCAGATGCGCCGATACTGCTGCGGCGCAACAATCTTGTGCGTATGCGAACGTATTTTACGCTCGACATAAAGAATTGAAGTTCTAATTATAAATGAAAGCACGGCGTGGGCGGATCGAACGAGATCGGCCAGGCGCGGACACACAAGCGTGTTCAGCGCCAAAGCGCCAATGGAGAGGTTGAATGAACATGCAGGTTTCCCCGAAATTGTCACCGTGTGTCGAGTGGATTTTCGCGGAAGAACATCCGGCCATGCCCGATCGTATCCGCGCGGCGCGCGCGGCGGGCTATGACACGGTCGAATTCCATCTGTGGCGCGACAAGGATGTCGACGCGATCGCCGAATCGCTGGCCGAAACCGGCGTGAAGCTGACCGGCATCGTCGTCGAACCCCGCCGCAGCATCGTCGATCCCGCCCAGCACGGCGAATTCCTGCAAGCGGTGCGCGAGAGCCTCGTCACCGCCAAGACGCTCGGCTCGCCGCCGCTCGTCGTCGCCTCGGGCTTCACGCGGGAGGGCGTGAGCCAGCAGGAGCATGTCGCCGCCGCGATCGACGCGCTCAAGCAAGCCGCCGCACTTGCCGAAGAGGCCGGCATCCTGCTCGTGCTCGAGCCGCTCAACGATCGCGTCGAGCATCCCGGCATGTTCCTCGTCAGCACAAAGCTCGCGCTCGATATCATCGAAGCGGTCGACAGCCCTAATCTGCGGCTGCTCTACGACGTGTACCATTCGGTGGTGATGGGCGAGGACATGGCCGATGTGTTGAACGGCCGCGTGCATCTCGTCGCGCACGTCCAACTCGCCGACACGCCCGGCCGCCACGAGCCCGGCACGGGTACGATCGATTGGCCCGCGACGCTCAAGGCGCTCGACGAGCTTGGCTATACCGGCGCCTACGGGCTCGAATACAAACCGACCGCGCCTGCGCTCGAATCGCTCGAACGGACGCGCGCGACGCTGGAGGGCTGACGCGATGCGGGCGGCGGTGAGGGGGGCGCCGAAGCTGGGCTTCGTCGAGAAGCTCAGCTACGGGTTCGGCGACTTCGGGTACAGCCTGGCCTATAATATGGTCAGTGCGTTTCTGCTGTATTATTACACCGTCGTGCTCAAGCTACCGGCCGCGGCGGTGGGGACGTTGTTCCTCACCGCGCGGCTGCTCGATGCGGTCATCGACATTGGCGTCGGCATCCTGGTCGATCGCACGCGCACGCGCTGGGGGCGGACACGCCCGTACTTCCTGTTCACCGCATTGCCCTACTGCGGGATCTTCCTCGCGATCTTCCTGGTGCCGGACTGGGGTGTCGATGCGCAGCTCGTCTGGGCGTTCGTCACCTTCAACCTGCTCGGCGTGCTGATGTCGTTCGGCTCGATCCCCTATACCGCGCTGATGCCGATGATGACCGAGGCGACTGACGAACGTCTGAAGCTCGGCAGTATGCGATCGATCGGCACGTCGGTGTCGGTGATTCTCGGCACGGCGGCGACGATGCCGCTGGTCGGGCTGTTCGGCGGCGGCGACGAACGGCGCGGGTTCCTGCTCGTCGCGGTGCTGTTCGCCGCGCTGTCGCTGGTCGCGCTCACCGCGTTGTTCCGCAATTGCCGCGAGCGTTTCCACGATGCCGCGCCGGTCGGCATGCCGGTTTTCACCGGCATCGGCGAGATGCTGCGCAACCGGGCGTGGTGGGTCTGCTTCCTGTTCGCCTTGCTCTATTTCGTGCGCTTCGGCGCGATGATCTCGGTGACGGCGTTCTTCGCGATCCATGTGCTCGGGCGGCCGTGGATGATCTCGGTGATGCTGCCGGCGATCTCGGGGCTGCTGCTGCTCTCGGCGTTCCTCGCGCCGCCGATCCTGTCGCGGACGGGCATCCGCACGGGCTGTTTCGGCGCGCTGGTGCTGTCGATCGCGCTGTTCGCGGCGCTGCCCTTCACCGAGGCGAACCCGGTGGCGTTCCTGTCGCTCTATTTCGCCGCGTCGATCGCGACCTCGATGACGATCACCGGCATCTTCGCGATGGCGGCGGAGGCGGTCGATTACCACGAGGCGCGCTTTGGAGTGCGCAATGAAGGGCTGCTGTCCTCCGGCATCAGCCTCGCCACCAAGATCGGCATGGCGATGGGCACCGCCGCGATCGCCTATGCGCTCGCCTTCGCCGCCTTCACGCCCGACCATGTCAGCGATGGTGCGCGCGCGACGATTCGCTGGTCCTATTACGGCTGGCCGATCGTGCTGCTCATGCTTCAGGCGGTGGTGATCCTGTTCTGGCCGATGAACGCGGCCACCGCGAAAGACCGCGAGCGCGCACCGCTTACCGCCTGAGTGTTGAACCGATATAAAACGGGAGAGACGGCATGAAGTACCGAATGATGACGGCTGCCTTGCTGGCTTTTGGTGTCGTGCCCGCTGGCGCGCAGGTGATCGTCCACCCCAGTTACCGCCCGCCCGAGACCGTTCAGCGCGTCGCCATCCCGGCCGACCCGACCGAAAAGCGCATTCGTGTCCTCATCATCAGCGGCCAGAACAGCTACGAGCATGACTGGACCGGCATCGACAACATGCTGCGCACGATGATGCAGGACACCGGCCGCTTCGACGTCCGCGTCACCGAGGATTTCGACCAGGGCAATCTCGCGATGCTGAAAGGCTATGACGTGGTGCTGCTCAACTATTCGAGCCGCTGGGTGTATGATGACCAGAAGGAACACCGCTGGTCGCCTGAAGCCGAAAAGGCGCTGTTCGATTATGTGAAGCAGGGCGGCGGGTTGGTCGCCTACCATTCGTCGTTCACCTGGGGGTATAACTGGCCCGAGTATAAGGCGCTGGTCGGCGGGGTGATGGACCCGATCCACGGCAGCCGCCGTTCGCCGCCGGGTGCGTTCCCGATCCATATCGTCGATCGCGACAACCCGATCACGGCGGGGATGCGCGAGTATATCTGGACGTACAACGACGACATGTACACCAACATGAGCTTCGCGCCCGGCGCCAAGCTCCACGTCCTCGCCACCGCGCGCGACAGCTCGGCGAGCTATGATCCCAAGCTGACCGGGCCGAAATATCCGATTGCCGCCTATACGCCCGAGAAGCTCAAGGCGATGAAGGGGATGGACGCCGATCACCCGCAGGTGTGGACTCAGGATTACGGCAAGGGCCGCGTCTTCTCGATCACGCTGGGGCATGACGAGGTCTCACTCCACTTCCAGCCGCTCCAGACGTTGCTGCTGCGCGGCACCGAATGGGCGGCGACCGGCGAGGTGACTCTGCCGGTGCTCGAAGAGGCGAAGGAGTATCCGACCAAGTGAGGTGACACGGAGGACACCAAAGCTTCGACAACGCACATCGCCATGCCTACATAGCCGCCATGTCCGACTCCTTCGATCTTGGTGAACCTCCGCAGCCCAAAGCCGAGGCGTACCGCGTTCTCGCGCGGAAATACCGGCCGCAGACCTTTGCCGAGCTGATCGGCCAGGATGCGATGGTGCAGACGCTCGGCAATGCGATCAAACGCGATCGGCTCGCGCATGCGTTTCTGATGACCGGCGTGCGCGGGGTCGGCAAGACCTCGACCGCGCGGCTGATCGCCAAGGCGCTCAACTGCATCGGCCCGGACGGGCAGGGCGGCCCGACCATCGACCCGTGCGGTGTATGCGAACCGTGCCGCGCAATCGCCGAGGGGCGCCATATCGACGTGATCGAAATGGACGCCGCCAGCCACACCGGCGTCGACGACGTCCGCGAGATCATCGATGCGGCGCGCTATGCGGCGGTGTCGGCGCGGTTCAAGATCTACATCGTCGACGAAGTCCATATGCTCTCGAAGAACGCCTTCAACGCGCTGTTGAAGACGCTCGAGGAGCCGCCGGCGCATGTGAAGTTCCTGTTCGCGACCACCGAGGTCAACAAGGTGCCGGTGACGGTGCTGTCGCGCTGCCAGCGGTTCGATCTGCGCCGAATCCCCGCCGAGAAGCTCGCCGAGCACTTCGCTTTTGTGTCGCGGGCCGAAGGTGTCGAGGCCGAACCCGAAGCGCTTGGGCTGATCGCGCGTGCGGCCGAAGGATCGGCCCGCGACGGACTTTCGATTCTCGATCAGGCGATCGCGCATGCGGGGCAAGAAGGCGGCGGCGTGCGGGCGGACGCTGTGCGCGACATGCTCGGCCTGTCCGATCGTGGCGCGACGCGTGATCTGTTCGCGCTGCTGCTCGCTGGTGATGGGGCAGGGGCACTGGCATCGCTACGGCGGCAATATGATTTCGGCGTCGATCCGCTGAGCGTGTTGCGCGGGCTGCTGGAGACGGTTCACGGCGCGACTCTCGTCAAGCTCGGTGCCGGCATCGACGCCGGTCAATCGGTCGAGGAGCGCGACGCGCTCGCCGGCTGGGCGAGCGGGCTGTCGTTCGCGGCGCTGCACCGGCTCTGGCAATTGCTGCTCAAGGCGCATGAGGAAGTCGGCCGCGCCGCGCTGCCGATCGAGGCGTGCGAGATGGCGCTGCTGCGGCTCGTCCACGCATCGACGCTGCCCGATCCGGGCGAGCTCGCGAAGATGCTGGCGGAGGGCCGCGTCTCGATGGCGGCACCGGCCGCGCCCGCCGCCGCACCGACGCTCGCCCCGGCCGCCGAGGCCGCGTTGCCGGACACGATCGCCGCGCTGAGGACGTATCTCGACGACAATGGCGAGCAGGCGCTCGCCTCGAAAGTCTATTTCAGCGCCAGTGTCGTCCATTTCGCCGCGCCCGAGGTTGTGCTCAGCTCGGCGCGGCCCATTTCCGCCGATCTGGTGCGTGATCTGAACGTCGAGTTGAAGCGGTTGACCGGCAAGGTCTGGAAGGTGACGACCGCCGACGTGCCGGGCGCGCCGACGCTGCGCGAGCAGGACGATGCCGACAAGGAGAAGCGCCGTCTCGAAATTCTGGCGATGCCAGTGGTCAAAGCCGCGTTCGAAGCGTTTCCCGGTGCGGAACTCCTGCCCGACGAACTCGATCGCATCATAGCCCTGCAACGGAGTGAAGCATGAACAATCTCGAAGACATCATGGCCATGGCGCAGAACGTCCAGGCCGAACTCGAAAAGGCGCAGGCCGGCCTCGACACGATCGAAGTGCAGGGCGCGGCCGGCGGAGGGCTCGTCACGGTCACGGCTTCGGCGAAGGGGCGGATCATCGGGCTGAATATCGATGAATCGCTGCTCGCCGTGAGCGAGAAGCAGATGCTCGAAGATCTCGTCATCGCCGCGTTCAACGATGCGCGCGCCAAGGCCGATGCCGCGTCGGGCGCCGCGATGGCGAAGATGACGAGCGGTATCCCGCTGCCGCCGGGTTTCAAGCTGCCGTTCTGATCGACAGGGCCTGTTCGGGAACAATCGCGCGTGCCTCCTCGTTTTGTAAACACATAGGACGAGGAGCCGAGTGATGAGCGATGACCGTGTGACCGACACCCCGCATACCACGATCGTCGAGCGACGCGGCAGCGGTGCGACATGGCTGATCGCGATCGTCCTGGCGTTCGCGCTGGTGATCGGCTCGATGTTCCTGATGAACAAGAGCAAGAACGACACGATTCGCACCGATGCCGTGTCCGGCGCGGCCAAGGATATCGGCGACAGCGCTAAAAAGGTCGGCGATTCGGCGGCCAAGACTGCCGACGGCGCCACCCAGCCGTAAACAGTCTGCGGCGGTTCGCGATGAGCGCTTGCTCTTCGCGAACCGCTTCGCCTAAAGGGGCGCCTCCCGCGTCGGGGAGTGGCGCAGTCTGGTAGCGCGCCTGCTTTGGGAGCAGGATGTCGCAGGTTCGAATCCTGTCTCCCCGACCATTTTTCCGATACAACGTCTGGACGGTACGTGGACCGGCTTGCCAAGCTTACGAGCGGGCGGCAGGGTCGATCGCGATGAACCGCCCGCATCCTCTCCCCTCCGCGATCGTTCTCGGGGTGGATACCGCGATCGGGCTGACCGTCGTGCGGGAGTTGGGACGGTTTGGGGTGCCGGTCATCGGAATCGGGCGGTCCGCCTATTCGGTGGGCGGCGCATCGCGCTATTGCACGCGGTTCGTGCTGCGGCCCAAGCATCATGCGTTGGCCGAATGGCTGCCCGATCTGATCGCAGAAACCGCCGCCGCTGCGCTGATCTCGATCAGCGAGGGCGATTTGCTAGACTTGGCCGCGTTGCCCGACACGATCGGCGCATGCCGGGTGCTGACGCCGCGCAGGGCGAAGCTCGACATCGTGCTCGACAAGCTCAAGACGCTGGAGGCGGCGCGATCGGTTGGCATCCGCACGCCCGAGAGCTGGCAACCGCGCATCGGTGAGCCGCTCGCCGAGCGTGCCACGACGCTCGCCTATCCGGTTGTGCTCAA
This genomic stretch from Sphingomonas panacis harbors:
- a CDS encoding gluconate 2-dehydrogenase subunit 3 family protein, with protein sequence MTVSEAKQWNRRELIGGIALLAAAIGVPAAVVSLSALSADDAPTDRQRAIITAASQHVIPRTATPGAGDVGVGDFVILALAHGLDGTRAPSGAAGMPQLARFQRPDGSLRFLDWLEDALDARGRSDWLARKPAEQSAALARLDAEAFAQGADKHPWRALKALILTGYYTSQAGGSRELRYVLDPGRFDPDLPLAPHTPAFSSDWSAVDFG
- a CDS encoding TonB-dependent receptor is translated as MRYNSIRVLMAGASLLASSAAMAQQAPATAPGDDTIPDIIVTAQNRAESVQDVPIAISVISGDTLKAQGVTDFTSVAKVSPALQVTSDTTNTRVSVRGIGTLSNNEAQDQSVAVNIDGEYINRPTILNAAIFDLERVEVLRGPQGTLYGRNSTAGAVNFITRKPGDEFRVNGSVSYGNYNAVIAEGGVDVPLGDVGAFRVAGTYSYHDGYVYSPNTPISLPQFKADDGGHRSGNDNTWGVRGSLRLEPLAGLEINASVEHDEMHIIPAVQAYQDLNAAGGCSASGFVEVGPITPGVQCIPQNTNFLSKVDRGNYNMPLTGVGKFDQISTAVRGRIAYNFGPATLTYTGGYRETSNTGFNSLSPAYAFSNFGASVKTQSHELRLNGEEGRFKWQFGGFFFKELLDTNGGLYSPFIGPKGSYITYPVHPTDTQSWSAFGQAEYGLTDQITAVGGLRYTKDRRSANFSNYGFSFNSGYVDLTKTSAVPTPVPLYYSGDKITWLGGLNYKPNNDTLIYAKVSTGYKAGGFDATGANFRPENNTAYEGGLKLNYGPGHHNIFNISGFYYDYKDLQNDVLLNNVTGAQTLNSGAATIYGVEAESTIRLSPRDTFTASFNYLHARYDNFIASYVVLDSANPNLTSLSTAENPNLKGNRLPQAPTFVIGVGYDHVFDLGSSGKLTARAYSRFKSDYYLDFYNYRDSQQKAYTQTDLSLEYRPENGKFGVQVFARNLENIRPLVYASYVAAGTDDIINWQFSAPRTYGARVSIDF
- a CDS encoding hydroxypyruvate isomerase family protein is translated as MPDRIRAARAAGYDTVEFHLWRDKDVDAIAESLAETGVKLTGIVVEPRRSIVDPAQHGEFLQAVRESLVTAKTLGSPPLVVASGFTREGVSQQEHVAAAIDALKQAAALAEEAGILLVLEPLNDRVEHPGMFLVSTKLALDIIEAVDSPNLRLLYDVYHSVVMGEDMADVLNGRVHLVAHVQLADTPGRHEPGTGTIDWPATLKALDELGYTGAYGLEYKPTAPALESLERTRATLEG
- a CDS encoding MFS transporter; amino-acid sequence: MRGAPKLGFVEKLSYGFGDFGYSLAYNMVSAFLLYYYTVVLKLPAAAVGTLFLTARLLDAVIDIGVGILVDRTRTRWGRTRPYFLFTALPYCGIFLAIFLVPDWGVDAQLVWAFVTFNLLGVLMSFGSIPYTALMPMMTEATDERLKLGSMRSIGTSVSVILGTAATMPLVGLFGGGDERRGFLLVAVLFAALSLVALTALFRNCRERFHDAAPVGMPVFTGIGEMLRNRAWWVCFLFALLYFVRFGAMISVTAFFAIHVLGRPWMISVMLPAISGLLLLSAFLAPPILSRTGIRTGCFGALVLSIALFAALPFTEANPVAFLSLYFAASIATSMTITGIFAMAAEAVDYHEARFGVRNEGLLSSGISLATKIGMAMGTAAIAYALAFAAFTPDHVSDGARATIRWSYYGWPIVLLMLQAVVILFWPMNAATAKDRERAPLTA
- a CDS encoding ThuA domain-containing protein, producing the protein MKYRMMTAALLAFGVVPAGAQVIVHPSYRPPETVQRVAIPADPTEKRIRVLIISGQNSYEHDWTGIDNMLRTMMQDTGRFDVRVTEDFDQGNLAMLKGYDVVLLNYSSRWVYDDQKEHRWSPEAEKALFDYVKQGGGLVAYHSSFTWGYNWPEYKALVGGVMDPIHGSRRSPPGAFPIHIVDRDNPITAGMREYIWTYNDDMYTNMSFAPGAKLHVLATARDSSASYDPKLTGPKYPIAAYTPEKLKAMKGMDADHPQVWTQDYGKGRVFSITLGHDEVSLHFQPLQTLLLRGTEWAATGEVTLPVLEEAKEYPTK
- a CDS encoding DNA polymerase III subunit gamma/tau — translated: MSDSFDLGEPPQPKAEAYRVLARKYRPQTFAELIGQDAMVQTLGNAIKRDRLAHAFLMTGVRGVGKTSTARLIAKALNCIGPDGQGGPTIDPCGVCEPCRAIAEGRHIDVIEMDAASHTGVDDVREIIDAARYAAVSARFKIYIVDEVHMLSKNAFNALLKTLEEPPAHVKFLFATTEVNKVPVTVLSRCQRFDLRRIPAEKLAEHFAFVSRAEGVEAEPEALGLIARAAEGSARDGLSILDQAIAHAGQEGGGVRADAVRDMLGLSDRGATRDLFALLLAGDGAGALASLRRQYDFGVDPLSVLRGLLETVHGATLVKLGAGIDAGQSVEERDALAGWASGLSFAALHRLWQLLLKAHEEVGRAALPIEACEMALLRLVHASTLPDPGELAKMLAEGRVSMAAPAAPAAAPTLAPAAEAALPDTIAALRTYLDDNGEQALASKVYFSASVVHFAAPEVVLSSARPISADLVRDLNVELKRLTGKVWKVTTADVPGAPTLREQDDADKEKRRLEILAMPVVKAAFEAFPGAELLPDELDRIIALQRSEA
- a CDS encoding YbaB/EbfC family nucleoid-associated protein — translated: MNNLEDIMAMAQNVQAELEKAQAGLDTIEVQGAAGGGLVTVTASAKGRIIGLNIDESLLAVSEKQMLEDLVIAAFNDARAKADAASGAAMAKMTSGIPLPPGFKLPF